ATCCGGAGGGCCCGGTGGAGGCCCTGCTCTACCAGGCACCTGACGGAGCGTCCGCCCAACTGCTGGTCCGTCCCTGGACGGCCGGCGACTCCCCGGACATCAGCTGGCCTCCGGTCGACTGGCTGGCCGTGGTCTGCGCACCGGGCGTCCGACTGCTCGACCACCGGCCATCGGCACTCGAGCCCCCCACGCCCGCGCCCGCCGCACCCACCCCAGCCGGGCCGGTGCCGGCCGCTCGCTGGTCGATGCCCGGGCCGGTACGGCTGGCGTCCGGACCGGTGGCCGCGCTGCTGCTCGGCTTCGTGGTGGTCAGCCGGTCGGAGCACGGCTGGTGGGGTGGGCTGCTCCAGCCGCTCACGTTCGGGGTGTTCGCGTTCGTCGGTATGGTGGCCGCGCTCGGCTGGCAGGCGGGGGTCGACCGGCGCGGTGTCTGGGTGGCCACCGGGCTCACCTGCCGTCAGGTTGACTGGGAGGACGTGATCGGCGCCAACGCCAGGAACGGCCGGGTGACCATCCGGATCCGAGATGGTGACGAGATCGGGTTCGGGAACTGGCTCACCCGGTGGGTCGGCCCGCGGGGTTACCGGGCGGAGGAGCTGGCGTCCGCCGTCGCCCATGCGGCCGGGGCGGAGGAGTACCGGCCGACCGGGCAGGGGCCCGGCCCGCTGTCGCACCGTCAGCTGACGGTCAATCGGGCGGCTCTGGCGGCGTACCTGCTGCTCACCGTCGTGCTCTTCCTCAATGCCCACGGCTGGTTCTAGGGACAGCTGATCTCGGTGCCGGTGCTGGCGGTGACCGCCGGCGCCTGCGCGGAGGAGGAGGGAGCGGCGGGCGAAGGCGACGGCGGGGCGGCCACGCCGGTGACGCCCGTGTAGTCGGTGCCCGCGATGACCTGCATGGTGGCGCCGAGGCCCGGGGTGGGGACGAGTTCGGCGTGTGGGAGGGCGGCGGCCATGGTCTTGACCGACTCGTCCCAGCGCGGGTCGTAGCGGACGGTGGTGCGGGTGGTGGAGCCGCCGCCCGCGTTGGAGGGGGCGCCGGTGGTGGCGAAGCCGGCCTTGCGGAGGTCGGTGTCGACCCGGGCGCCGAGCCCTACGACGCCCGCGCCGTTGAGCACCTGGACGTGGATCTGACCGGGCGGCACGGTGACCGCGACCGGGGTGGAGGCAGTGGCGGCGGCGGGCCGGTCGGTGAGCGGCCGCCCCTCCCGGACGGCGGCGAACAGCGCCTTGGCCCCCGCGGCGTCCCACCGCACCGTCGAACCCCACCCCTCCACCTGGTAGTTGACGTCGCTCACCGGAACGGTGGTGAAGTCCGCCCGGGCGGGGGAGAGGTCCTTGAGCCGGGTGGCCAGCCGGAGCAGGTCCTCGGAGGAGAGGTCCTGGTCGGCCTTGACGGACTTGAGCACGGCGTCCGTCACCCGGGTGAGCTTCACCGGGTTGAGCAGGGTGCCGCTGCCGGTGGCCTGGTGCAGCAGCTGGGCCAGGAACTTCTGCTGACGCTGCATCCGCCCCAGGTCGGAGCTGCCGTCCAGGTGCCGGGCCCGGACGTACTTGAGCGCCCCGGCACCGTCCAGCCGGGTGGTCCCGGCGGGCAGGTCGAGGCCGGAGTACTCGTCCTTGAGCGGCCGGGAGCTGCACACCTCGACGCCGCCCAGCGCGTCCACGGTGGAGACGAAGGAGAGGAAGTTGATCTGGAGGTAGTGGTCGATCCGCAGGCCGGTGTTCTGCTCCACGGTGCGGACGGTGAGCGGGGCGCCGCCCATCCCGTACGCCGCGTTGATCTTGCCGTGGCCGTCCGGCACCTGCTTGCCGCTGAGGTCCTGGTGGGCCGGGATGGTGACGTAGGAGTCGCGCGGGATGCTGACCACGCTGGCCCGGCCGCCGTCCTCGGCGAGCTGGACGATCATCATCGTGTCGGTGCAGTGGCAGGACTCGCCGCCCGCGTGCAGCACGTTCTTCAGGGTGTCGGCGGGGATGCCCTCGCGGTCGTCGGTGCCGACCACCAGGAAAGTGGTCACCCCGTCGTCGGCGGGCCGGTCCTTCGTCCGGTCGAAGGCGTCCACCCGGCCGATCGCGTCGCCGACGCCGTCCAGCAGGGCCCGCCCCCCGCAGGAGGTGACCAGCACGGCGAGCGAGACGGCGCCCGCCAGCCAGCGACCCCAGCGGCGGCGCGGGGTGCGGGCCGGTGGGGTGCGTTCCGGCTCGGGGCGGTGGGCGGTGGGCGGCATCTCTCGGATGGTAGGCGGGTGCCCGGGTGGCCAGGCGGGGACGCGCCGACCGGGTACGCCGGACGCCGGGGTGGTCGATGAAACGTTCCTGCGGACTTCGCGCAGCAGACCGAACCTGACAAGGCCGGGCGGCCGCCGGTACGGTGGCCCCGATGAACACCAAGGCTGCTGAGGAGCTGCCGGCGGTCTCCGTGATCATGCCGGTGCTCAACGAGGAACGTCACCTGCGCACCGCCGTGCGGCACATCCTGGAACAGGACTACCCGGGCGAGCTGGAGGTGGTGATCGCCCTCGGCCCGTCCACCGACCGGACCGACGCGATCGCCGCCGAACTGGTCGCCGCGGACCCCCGGGTGCGCACCGTGCCCAACCCGACCGGCCGGACCCCCGCCGGGCTGAACGCCGCGATCCGCGGCTCCCGTCACCCGATAGTGGTACGGGTGGACGGGCACGGGCTGCTCACGCCCGGGTACATCACCACCGCCGTCCGGCTGCTCGGTGAGATGGACGCGGCCAACGTCGGCGGCATCATGCACGCCGAGGGCGAGACCGAGTGGGAGAACGCGGTCGCCGCCGCGATGACCTCGAAGATCGGCGTCGGCAACGCGGCCTTCCACACCGGCGGTCTGGCCGGTCCGGCCGAGACGGTCTACCTCGGGGTGTTCCGCCGCGAGGTGCTGGAGCGCCTCGGCGGCTACAACGAGGAGTTCATCCGGGCCCAGGACTGGGAGCTGAACTACCGGATCCGCCAGGACGGCGGCCTGATCTGGTTCACCCCCCAGCTCAAGGTGACCTACCGGCCCCGGCCGAGCGTCCGGGCACTGGCCAAGCAGTACAAGGACTACGGCCGCTGGCGCCGGGTGGTGACCCGCTACCACAAGGGCTCGGTCAACCTGCGCTACCTGGCCCCGCCGGCCGCCCTGCTCGGCGTGCTGAGCGGCCTGGTGCTCGGCGCCGCGCTGCACCCGGTCTTCTTCGTGCTGCCCGCCGGCTACCTGCTGGCAATCGCGGGCGGTTCGGTGCTGGAGGGGCGCGGCCTCACCGCCAAGGCCCGGCTCCAGCTCCCGGTGGCCCTCGCCACCATGCACCTGACCTGGGGCTTCGGCTTCCTGACCTCCCCGCGCAAGCTGGCCCGCCGGGTGATCGCCAGCACCGCGCCGGAGCCGATGAAGCCGGTCTCCGAATCCAAGTAGCCCACCCCGCGGTCCCCGTGGCGCTATCTTCGGCGCCATGGGGAACTCCGTACGGGTGGAACAGAGCGCCGACGTCGACCCGCGGGCGGTGATCGGGCCCGGCAGTACGGTCTGGCACCTGGCCCAGGTCCGTGAGGACGCGGTGATCGGCGCGGACTGCATCGTCGGCCGGGGCGCGTACGTCGGCCCCGGCGTCCGGATCGGTGACCGGGTCAAGCTGCAGAACCACGCCCTGGTCTACGAGCCCGCCGTCCTGGAGGACGGCGTCTTCGTCGGCCCGGCGGCCGTCCTCACCAACGACCTCTACCCGCGCTCGGTCGACCCCGACGGGAAGCTCAAGCGCGGCGACGACTGGCACGCCAAGGGCGTGACGCTCCGTCAGGGCTGCTCGATCGGCGGCCGCGCGGTGCTGGTCGCGGGCGTCACCGTGGGCCGCTGGGCGCTGGTCGCGGCGGGCGCCGTGGTGCACCGGGACGTCCCCGACTTCGCCCTGGTGGCCGGCGTCCCGGCCCGCCGGATCAAGTGGGTCGGCCGAGCGGGCGAACCCCTCACCGACGAGGGCAACGGCCGCTGGCGCTGCCCCCGCACCGGCGAGGGCTACCTGGAGATCAACGGCACCCTGCGCGAAGCGCGACCCTAGCGACCTGGCGGCCTAGCGCCCCTGCAGGTGGGCCGACCAGGTGCGGATGGCCGGGAGGCGCTGGTAGAGGGTGTTGCCCGGGCACTCGGTGTTGAAGGCGTCGCGGTGGCCGGAGACGGCGCGGAAGGTGGCGTTGGTGCCCTTCTTGAACTTGCTCCCGTCCGAGGCCGAGGTCAGGGTGACCGAGCCGTTGGCGTCCAAGCCGGTGAGGCCGAGCTTCCAGGCCGCGACCTTGGCGATCCCGTCGACCTGGGCCTGCGGGGCGGTCTCGGAGCTGTAGCGGCCGAGCGCGGCGACCCCGGCGGTGTCGGTGTTGAAGCCGAGTGTGTGGGCGCCCAGCACGGGTTGGGCCACCCCGCCGGCCCGGCCCTCGTAGATGGTGCCGCAGCGGTCGACCAGGAAGTTGTAGCCGATGTCCCGCCAGCCGCTGCTCTTCACGTGGTACTGGTAGATCGCCCGGATCACCTTGGGCGCGTCCGAGCAGGCGTAGTCGTTGGCGGTGTCGGTGTGGTGCACGAACACCGCCCGGACCGGCCCGGTGTAGCCGAAGCCGGGCTCCCGCAGGCTCTCGTCGGCACCCCAGCCCGCGCGGGTGACGATGCCCGGGCGCGGCCCCTCGTGGTCCACCGCCGGGAGTGCCCGGGCGGAGCTGCGGCCCGGGTCGACCAGTTCGGCCCGCAGCCCGCGCGGCAGGCTGCCGGTGACCCGGACCGCGACCCCGTCGCTGGGTCCGACCCAGAGCGGCGCGGTGGCACCCCGGCCGGCCCGTTCGGTGCCCTCGGGGTCGGGCCGGTCGTCCGCCTCGACGTCGAGCGGGCGCCAGTCGCTCCACACTCCGGCGACCGAGCGGACCTTCACCTGGACGGAGCCGTCGAGCACCGTCCCGGGGTCGTCCCAGCTCACCCCGACCAGGGAGAACGCGGCGGTGTCCCGCTCGGCCAGCCCACGCTGACTCGCCGTCAGCGGGAAGGTGCTGACGCCGCCGGAGGACTGGGCGTAAGCGGGTTGCGGGAGCAGGAGCAGGGAGCCGACGGCGGCGAGCAAGGAGAGGCGCATAGAACGGATATTGCGCCCATAACGGACCTGACGCCACGCCAGTTCGTCCGGTTGACCTCCCCTCCCGGGGCGCCGTCCGAGGTCGTAGGCTGGACTGCACCATGACTGCGCCCTTCGCTGCCGACGCCCGCACTCCCGCCGAGCTGCTGCACGCATACCTGCGCGCGGGAGCCCCCGACGCCGATCCGTCCCGCCCCCTGGTCACGTTCTACGACGACGCGACCGGCGAGCGGGTGGAACTCTCCGCCAAGACCTTCGACAACTGGGTGGCCAAGACCGCCAACCTGCTCCAGGACGAGCTGAACGCGGGCCCCGAGACCCGCGCCGCGCTGCTCCTCCCGGCCCACTGGCAGAGCGCCGTCTGGCTGCTCGCCTGCTGGTCGGTCGGGGTGACGGCGGTGCCGGGCGGGGACCCGGCCGACGCCGACCTGGTGATCAGCGGGCCGGACGGTCTGGACACCGCCAAGGACTGTTCCGGCGAGCGGGTGGCGCTGGCGCTCCGTCCGCTCGGCGGCCGGTTCCCCGAACGCCCCGACGGCTTCCTGGACTACGCCGCCGAAGTACCGGGCCAGGGCGACCGGTTCGCCCCGTACTCGCCGGTGGACCCGCTGGCCCCCGCGCTGGAGACGCTGGTGGACGGCCTGCCGCTGAAGCTGACGGGGGAACAGACCGTGGCGCTGGCCCGGGAGGGCGCGCTCCGGCTCGGCCTGGAGCCCGGCAGTCGGGTGCTCAGCACCTTCGGCTACGACGACTGGACCGGCCTGGAGGCCGGGCTGCTCGCCCCGCTGGCCGCCGGTGCCTCGGTGGTGCTCTGCCGGAACTCCGGTGAGCTGACGGAGGAGCAGTGGACGAAGCGGATCGAATCCGAACGGGTGACTCTGCGCCTGGGCTGACCCCGGCCGGGCGGCCATCGGGGTAGGCATCCCCGTCATGGCCGAGGACGATGACGACAGCGCACGCCCCCCGACCTCCCGAGGCGGGGGGCGTCGCCGGTTCCTGCTGATCACCGCCGCCGTGCTGGCCTTCTTCCTGCTGGCCGGGGGAACGCTGGCCTGGCTCGCCTACCGCAAGCTGGACGGCAACATCGGGACCGACGCCACCACCGGACGGCTGCTGGAGCACGACGCCTCCGAGCGGCCGGACCGCGGCCCGCTGCAGGCCGAGAACATCCTGCTGATCGGCAGCGACGACCGCAGCGGCGCCAACGCCGCGTACGGCTACGCGGGCGGCCGCCGCTCCGACACCACGATCCTGCTGCACCTCTCGGCGGACCGGCGGCACGCGACGGCGGTGAGCATCCCGCGGGACGCGATGGTCCGGGTGCCGGCCTGCGAACTCCCGGACGGGACGCGGACCCAGGCCCGCTTCATGCAGTTCAACTGGGCCTTCGAGGCGGGCGGCCCGGCCTGCACCATCCGCACCGTGGAGCGGCTCAGCGGCATCCGGGTGGACCACCACCTGATCCTGGACTTCACCGGCTTCAAGCAGATGGTGGACGCGGTCGGCGGGGTGGAGGTCTGCGTGCCCCGGGCGATCCACGACAAGGACGCCCAACTCGACCTGCCCGCCGGGCGGCAGACCCTCGGCGGCGAGCAGGCGCTCGGCTTCGTCCGGGTCCGGGAGACCCTGGGCGACGGCAGCGACACCCAGCGGATGGGGCGTCAGCAGCAGTTCCTCGCCTCGCTGATCCGCAAGGTGCAGTCGCAGGGGGTGCTGCTCAACCCGACCAGACTGTGGCCGCTGCTGGACGCCGCGACCTCCGCGATCACCGCCGACGAGGGGCTGAGCCGGGTCGGCGAGCTCTACGACCTGGCCCAGGACCTGCGCTCGATGCCCACCGAGAACGTGGTCTTCCTGACCACCCCGCGCCGCCCGTACCCCGGCAACTGGGACCGCGACCAGCTGGTCCAGCCGCAGACCGACCAGCTGTTCGCCGCGCTCCGGGCGGACCTGCCGGTCGCCGTCCAGCCGTACCAGGTCACGCCGTCACCCTCGCCGTCACCCTCGCGGACGCCGTCACCGTCACCGTCCGCCTGGGCCTCCACCTACGCCGGGCCGTTCGCTCCGGCGTACACGCCCTGGCCGAGCGC
This genomic interval from Kitasatospora gansuensis contains the following:
- a CDS encoding TIGR03089 family protein, which codes for MTAPFAADARTPAELLHAYLRAGAPDADPSRPLVTFYDDATGERVELSAKTFDNWVAKTANLLQDELNAGPETRAALLLPAHWQSAVWLLACWSVGVTAVPGGDPADADLVISGPDGLDTAKDCSGERVALALRPLGGRFPERPDGFLDYAAEVPGQGDRFAPYSPVDPLAPALETLVDGLPLKLTGEQTVALAREGALRLGLEPGSRVLSTFGYDDWTGLEAGLLAPLAAGASVVLCRNSGELTEEQWTKRIESERVTLRLG
- a CDS encoding LCP family protein gives rise to the protein MPPTAHRPEPERTPPARTPRRRWGRWLAGAVSLAVLVTSCGGRALLDGVGDAIGRVDAFDRTKDRPADDGVTTFLVVGTDDREGIPADTLKNVLHAGGESCHCTDTMMIVQLAEDGGRASVVSIPRDSYVTIPAHQDLSGKQVPDGHGKINAAYGMGGAPLTVRTVEQNTGLRIDHYLQINFLSFVSTVDALGGVEVCSSRPLKDEYSGLDLPAGTTRLDGAGALKYVRARHLDGSSDLGRMQRQQKFLAQLLHQATGSGTLLNPVKLTRVTDAVLKSVKADQDLSSEDLLRLATRLKDLSPARADFTTVPVSDVNYQVEGWGSTVRWDAAGAKALFAAVREGRPLTDRPAAATASTPVAVTVPPGQIHVQVLNGAGVVGLGARVDTDLRKAGFATTGAPSNAGGGSTTRTTVRYDPRWDESVKTMAAALPHAELVPTPGLGATMQVIAGTDYTGVTGVAAPPSPSPAAPSSSAQAPAVTASTGTEISCP
- a CDS encoding acyltransferase encodes the protein MGNSVRVEQSADVDPRAVIGPGSTVWHLAQVREDAVIGADCIVGRGAYVGPGVRIGDRVKLQNHALVYEPAVLEDGVFVGPAAVLTNDLYPRSVDPDGKLKRGDDWHAKGVTLRQGCSIGGRAVLVAGVTVGRWALVAAGAVVHRDVPDFALVAGVPARRIKWVGRAGEPLTDEGNGRWRCPRTGEGYLEINGTLREARP
- a CDS encoding peptidoglycan recognition protein family protein, which translates into the protein MRLSLLAAVGSLLLLPQPAYAQSSGGVSTFPLTASQRGLAERDTAAFSLVGVSWDDPGTVLDGSVQVKVRSVAGVWSDWRPLDVEADDRPDPEGTERAGRGATAPLWVGPSDGVAVRVTGSLPRGLRAELVDPGRSSARALPAVDHEGPRPGIVTRAGWGADESLREPGFGYTGPVRAVFVHHTDTANDYACSDAPKVIRAIYQYHVKSSGWRDIGYNFLVDRCGTIYEGRAGGVAQPVLGAHTLGFNTDTAGVAALGRYSSETAPQAQVDGIAKVAAWKLGLTGLDANGSVTLTSASDGSKFKKGTNATFRAVSGHRDAFNTECPGNTLYQRLPAIRTWSAHLQGR
- a CDS encoding glycosyltransferase family 2 protein; amino-acid sequence: MNTKAAEELPAVSVIMPVLNEERHLRTAVRHILEQDYPGELEVVIALGPSTDRTDAIAAELVAADPRVRTVPNPTGRTPAGLNAAIRGSRHPIVVRVDGHGLLTPGYITTAVRLLGEMDAANVGGIMHAEGETEWENAVAAAMTSKIGVGNAAFHTGGLAGPAETVYLGVFRREVLERLGGYNEEFIRAQDWELNYRIRQDGGLIWFTPQLKVTYRPRPSVRALAKQYKDYGRWRRVVTRYHKGSVNLRYLAPPAALLGVLSGLVLGAALHPVFFVLPAGYLLAIAGGSVLEGRGLTAKARLQLPVALATMHLTWGFGFLTSPRKLARRVIASTAPEPMKPVSESK
- a CDS encoding LCP family protein, which translates into the protein MAEDDDDSARPPTSRGGGRRRFLLITAAVLAFFLLAGGTLAWLAYRKLDGNIGTDATTGRLLEHDASERPDRGPLQAENILLIGSDDRSGANAAYGYAGGRRSDTTILLHLSADRRHATAVSIPRDAMVRVPACELPDGTRTQARFMQFNWAFEAGGPACTIRTVERLSGIRVDHHLILDFTGFKQMVDAVGGVEVCVPRAIHDKDAQLDLPAGRQTLGGEQALGFVRVRETLGDGSDTQRMGRQQQFLASLIRKVQSQGVLLNPTRLWPLLDAATSAITADEGLSRVGELYDLAQDLRSMPTENVVFLTTPRRPYPGNWDRDQLVQPQTDQLFAALRADLPVAVQPYQVTPSPSPSPSRTPSPSPSAWASTYAGPFAPAYTPWPSAAAAEDATVETPTPDASSASAAPLPTTSPTLEGRTADQDSCAMH